From the genome of Varibaculum prostatecancerukia, one region includes:
- a CDS encoding DEAD/DEAH box helicase: MSSAPLNQLLDDLEDAGKLNDPLEVLAGFTNWAASTRRALYPHQEQAATEIFSGNHVIAATPTGSGKSMIALAGHLAALAKDQRSYYTAPIKALVSEKFFDLVELFGARNVGMITGDISLNAGAPIICCTAEILANQSLRDGSYLDAGLVIMDEFHFYGDPDRGWAWQVPLLELPNVQFVLMSATLGNVDFFLQDLKERSGRDVALVDGAERPVPLEMEYSEDDPQYLLESLVKAGRWPIYLVHFAQNDAVKTAAGLASANLLDREKREKIAAQLKGVHFTKGFGQTLSRLLRLGVGVHHAGMLPRYRLLVEQLAQQGLLAVICGTDTLGVGINVPIRTVVFTSLVKFDGRRQRHLSAREFHQIAGRAGRAGFDTMGFVEVQAPLEVIEAKKLAAKGQKRKSAPATNNQKPKISWGRSTFERLVAAQPEPLRSHFRIDHSLALNVLSGERDAGEHLLWLARNNHDAPQESNPHLRRLGQVYSSLKQAEVVRHLSSEQAGKLGRLVLTHDLPEDFALNQPLSPFALAALDLLDPDSPDYALDLVSIVESVLEDPRQVLIAQQKAQRDQVYQKLRSEGVEYNQRQEILEETTWPQPLKELIAGAFKTFAHSNPWVYGSTPSPKSVVRYLVENALTFTQFISRFELARSEGVVLRYLTDAYRALGQIVPPERRNEDFDQLLIWLGNTVKGVDSSLLDEWEALASGKRREGSPEEAEEEPAFGSGENQLPSANPFALRRQFRNAAWQRVEAVAFDSLPRLEACQDLHPEGNAWSDEERGALLDDYWERYDDLTLDQGARASSHAVISEGEKARELLSRYLDPDSELLAGKQVWALLQEVDDGSGLWEWRMLFALDIAKTDESRELQPYLVAYGDLT, encoded by the coding sequence ATGAGTAGTGCCCCCCTAAATCAGCTGTTGGACGATTTAGAGGACGCGGGGAAGTTAAATGATCCTTTAGAAGTCCTCGCCGGCTTCACCAATTGGGCGGCTTCCACCCGCCGGGCGCTCTATCCCCATCAAGAGCAGGCCGCCACCGAAATTTTTTCTGGCAACCACGTGATTGCGGCAACTCCTACTGGTTCGGGCAAATCCATGATCGCCTTAGCGGGACACTTGGCAGCGCTGGCAAAAGACCAGCGTTCCTACTACACCGCCCCTATAAAAGCCCTGGTGTCAGAGAAATTCTTTGACCTGGTGGAACTATTTGGGGCTCGGAATGTGGGGATGATTACCGGCGATATTTCCCTAAATGCGGGGGCGCCGATCATTTGTTGCACCGCAGAGATTTTGGCTAACCAGTCGCTTCGCGATGGCTCCTACCTGGATGCCGGATTAGTCATCATGGATGAGTTTCACTTTTACGGTGACCCTGACCGCGGCTGGGCCTGGCAGGTGCCGCTACTGGAACTACCGAATGTGCAATTCGTCTTAATGTCAGCAACCTTGGGAAACGTCGATTTTTTCCTCCAGGACTTAAAGGAACGCAGCGGGCGGGACGTGGCATTGGTGGACGGGGCGGAGCGCCCGGTGCCTCTAGAGATGGAATATAGCGAGGACGACCCCCAATACTTGCTAGAAAGCCTGGTTAAGGCGGGGCGCTGGCCGATATATTTGGTGCACTTCGCCCAAAATGATGCGGTGAAAACCGCAGCCGGCTTGGCTTCCGCTAATCTGCTGGACCGCGAAAAACGCGAAAAAATTGCTGCCCAGTTAAAGGGAGTCCATTTCACCAAGGGATTCGGGCAAACCCTGTCGCGACTTTTGCGCCTGGGCGTGGGGGTGCATCATGCAGGGATGCTACCCCGTTACCGCCTGTTGGTGGAACAGCTCGCTCAGCAAGGTCTTTTGGCAGTGATTTGCGGAACTGACACTTTAGGGGTGGGGATAAATGTTCCTATCCGCACCGTGGTATTTACTTCCCTAGTCAAGTTCGATGGGCGCCGCCAGCGGCATCTTTCGGCGCGCGAGTTCCACCAGATTGCGGGCAGAGCCGGGCGCGCCGGGTTCGACACTATGGGGTTTGTGGAGGTGCAGGCACCGCTCGAGGTGATCGAGGCCAAGAAGTTGGCGGCGAAGGGGCAAAAACGCAAGAGCGCGCCGGCGACAAACAATCAAAAACCGAAGATTTCCTGGGGGCGGTCTACTTTTGAACGCCTGGTCGCCGCCCAGCCGGAGCCGCTGCGCTCCCATTTCCGAATCGACCATTCCTTGGCGCTCAATGTGCTTTCCGGTGAGCGCGACGCCGGGGAGCATTTACTGTGGCTGGCACGCAATAACCACGATGCTCCACAGGAGTCTAACCCCCATTTACGCCGTTTAGGGCAGGTTTATTCCTCTTTGAAACAGGCGGAAGTGGTTCGGCATTTGTCTTCTGAACAGGCGGGGAAGCTCGGGCGCCTAGTGCTCACCCATGACCTGCCGGAAGATTTTGCGCTTAACCAGCCCTTATCGCCTTTTGCCCTGGCTGCTTTGGATTTATTGGATCCCGATAGCCCCGATTACGCCTTGGATTTAGTTTCGATTGTGGAGTCGGTGTTGGAGGATCCCCGCCAAGTGCTGATCGCCCAGCAAAAAGCCCAGCGCGACCAGGTGTATCAAAAGTTGCGTTCCGAAGGAGTGGAGTACAACCAGCGTCAAGAAATCCTCGAAGAAACTACCTGGCCACAGCCATTGAAAGAATTGATTGCGGGCGCGTTTAAGACTTTTGCCCACTCCAACCCCTGGGTTTACGGTTCTACCCCCTCCCCCAAATCGGTAGTGCGCTACCTGGTAGAAAATGCGCTGACTTTTACCCAATTCATTTCCCGGTTCGAGTTGGCGCGCAGCGAAGGCGTGGTGCTCCGCTACCTGACCGACGCCTATCGCGCCCTGGGACAAATCGTGCCGCCGGAACGCCGGAATGAGGACTTCGACCAGCTATTAATTTGGTTGGGGAACACGGTTAAAGGGGTGGATTCCTCGCTGCTAGATGAGTGGGAGGCATTGGCCAGTGGGAAACGGCGTGAGGGCAGCCCGGAGGAAGCCGAGGAAGAACCCGCCTTTGGGAGCGGCGAAAATCAGCTGCCCAGTGCTAATCCTTTCGCTTTACGTCGCCAGTTCCGTAATGCTGCCTGGCAGCGCGTGGAGGCAGTAGCTTTCGATAGTCTGCCCCGCCTGGAGGCCTGTCAAGATTTACATCCCGAGGGGAATGCCTGGTCTGATGAGGAACGTGGGGCTCTGTTGGATGACTATTGGGAGCGCTACGATGACCTGACTTTAGATCAGGGGGCGCGCGCCAGTAGTCATGCGGTGATTAGCGAGGGTGAAAAGGCGCGGGAACTGCTTTCTCGCTACCTTGATCCTGATAGCGAGCTACTTGCCGGCAAGCAGGTTTGGGCGCTGCTACAAGAAGTGGATGACGGCAGCGGCCTTTGGGAATGGCGAATGCTATTTGCCTTGGATATTGCAAAAACTGATGAGAGCAGGGAGTTGCAACCGTACCTGGTTGCCTATGGGGATCTAACCTAG
- a CDS encoding alanine/glycine:cation symporter family protein: MDQAAEIVKQIADAIALYAEIWILIGLGIFYTVITRGVQFRFFRHMWKVVFASRQGAQGGISSFQAFTISLAARVGVGNVFGVAAALIIGGPGAIFWMWIVALVGMATSFMESTLAQIFKVRNADGTFRGGPAYYMWLGLRKRWFGSIFAIIAIITCGFVITSVQSNAIAGSIMATMGTTEAQQGAHSAIIAVILFVFAAPIILGGIRSVARVTEWMAPIMAVIYVIIALIILVMNIGQIPAILALIVKSAFTGGALGGGVGGGIFAALINGVQRGLFSNEAGQGTAPNAAATATVSHPVRQGLIQSLGVFVDTIIVCSATAIIILSAPKSVLTGTDPSQAASLTSVAVASQLGGWSTYLMLLIISVLAFSSIIAAYVYSDVNMSFVTTKSWASWLVRIVSVASVVLGAVVSLPLVWNAVDIAMAAMTITNLIAITLLWKWGAGALKDYSASRRRDKNVVPVFVAKDNPYLPGELPTDVWDDTDDQTVSTAKA, from the coding sequence GTGGATCAAGCCGCCGAAATCGTCAAGCAAATAGCTGATGCCATCGCACTCTATGCCGAAATTTGGATCCTAATCGGATTGGGAATTTTCTACACGGTGATTACCCGGGGAGTGCAATTCCGCTTCTTCCGCCACATGTGGAAAGTGGTTTTTGCTTCCCGCCAGGGGGCGCAGGGAGGAATCTCCTCCTTCCAGGCTTTCACCATCTCCTTGGCGGCCCGGGTAGGGGTAGGCAACGTGTTTGGGGTGGCAGCGGCGCTAATCATCGGCGGTCCGGGCGCGATTTTCTGGATGTGGATAGTAGCGCTAGTGGGGATGGCTACCTCTTTTATGGAATCCACCCTGGCGCAGATTTTCAAAGTCAGGAACGCGGACGGTACTTTCCGAGGCGGCCCGGCCTACTATATGTGGCTAGGGCTGCGTAAACGTTGGTTTGGTTCCATCTTTGCGATCATTGCCATCATTACCTGCGGTTTCGTGATCACTTCCGTGCAGTCCAATGCGATTGCCGGCTCGATTATGGCCACTATGGGCACGACTGAAGCCCAGCAGGGCGCCCATTCGGCGATTATCGCGGTAATCCTGTTCGTTTTCGCAGCTCCGATTATTTTAGGAGGAATCCGTTCGGTAGCGCGAGTAACCGAATGGATGGCTCCGATTATGGCGGTGATTTACGTGATTATCGCCCTGATTATCCTGGTCATGAATATCGGGCAGATCCCGGCGATCTTGGCGTTAATCGTTAAAAGCGCCTTCACTGGCGGGGCGCTGGGAGGCGGCGTCGGCGGAGGAATCTTTGCTGCCCTCATCAACGGGGTACAGCGCGGCCTGTTTTCTAATGAGGCCGGGCAGGGTACTGCCCCCAACGCCGCGGCTACGGCTACGGTTTCCCATCCGGTGCGCCAGGGTCTGATTCAGTCGCTAGGGGTTTTCGTAGACACCATCATCGTTTGTTCCGCCACTGCCATCATCATCTTGAGTGCTCCCAAGTCGGTACTAACCGGTACTGATCCCTCCCAAGCGGCCTCTTTGACCAGCGTGGCGGTAGCCTCCCAACTGGGGGGCTGGTCAACCTACTTAATGTTGCTGATTATCTCAGTACTGGCCTTCTCGTCGATTATCGCCGCCTACGTTTATTCCGACGTAAATATGTCCTTCGTTACCACGAAGTCTTGGGCATCTTGGCTGGTGCGGATAGTTTCAGTGGCATCGGTGGTACTGGGAGCAGTGGTTTCTCTACCGCTGGTGTGGAATGCGGTCGATATCGCTATGGCAGCCATGACTATCACCAACTTGATTGCGATTACCTTGCTGTGGAAGTGGGGGGCGGGCGCCTTGAAAGATTACTCGGCCTCACGGCGGCGTGATAAGAACGTGGTACCAGTATTTGTGGCTAAGGACAATCCCTATTTACCTGGGGAATTACCCACCGATGTTTGGGATGATACCGATGATCAAACCGTTTCCACAGCCAAGGCCTAG
- a CDS encoding YggS family pyridoxal phosphate-dependent enzyme, which produces MDIATGIEKVDQRITKACEQAGRGRSEVTLELAVKTRTSEQIIAAGRELKIRGLPVVLGHNHVQEAQATNEAVRAADLDAEVHIIGRLQGNKITAALKVCDLVETVDSLKTAQRLVRRLEANYPGRVLPCFIEVNCSREASKEGISPEDAWDLTQQVLQMEQLSLRGFMTIGALSPDEQRIRESFRILRELRDRTVRAGGRGQDATHLSMGMSGDLEIAISEGATLVRIGTDVFGARDYR; this is translated from the coding sequence ATGGATATAGCTACTGGGATTGAAAAAGTAGACCAGCGGATTACTAAGGCTTGTGAGCAGGCTGGACGAGGGCGCAGCGAAGTTACTTTAGAGTTGGCGGTGAAAACCCGTACTAGTGAGCAGATTATTGCGGCTGGCCGCGAACTGAAAATACGTGGCCTGCCGGTAGTGCTGGGCCATAACCACGTTCAGGAGGCGCAAGCTACCAATGAGGCAGTGCGGGCAGCAGATTTAGATGCGGAAGTGCATATTATTGGTCGTCTGCAGGGCAATAAGATAACCGCCGCCCTCAAGGTGTGTGACCTGGTGGAAACGGTAGATTCTCTGAAAACTGCCCAGCGGTTAGTGCGTCGCCTGGAGGCCAACTATCCGGGACGTGTTCTGCCTTGTTTTATTGAGGTGAACTGTTCGCGCGAAGCCTCCAAAGAGGGGATCAGCCCAGAAGACGCCTGGGACTTAACTCAGCAAGTTTTGCAAATGGAGCAGCTAAGTCTGCGCGGATTTATGACTATCGGAGCCCTTAGCCCTGATGAACAACGCATTCGCGAGTCTTTCCGGATTTTGCGCGAGCTGCGCGATCGCACAGTTAGGGCCGGAGGACGCGGACAGGACGCGACCCACCTGTCGATGGGGATGTCTGGGGACCTAGAAATCGCCATCAGCGAGGGCGCAACCCTGGTGCGTATTGGCACCGATGTTTTCGGCGCGCGGGATTACCGTTAA
- a CDS encoding AbiH family protein, with protein sequence MSSLYILGNGFDLSHGLPTKYDPDLRRVIEKYGTKNRTAQLIKQMYFSKTDSCDNANRRYLLDRGISEILNTELQEDEGLWRVFESRLGIVSKDVLNKLQDALENNEDCYNACVGDWQNLAPNSDNEGEAYEWDTAYQNLENTRDRYIADFNALIDDIIDIPETINQGIEEMVKLANSLLPNTRPEFNFEQDSYFLTFNYTDTLETLYNISDNQVLHIHGRLNQENPNIVFGNMPDRITAVNNIEPARGFHEIEDIYVINTTCILPQTPEAWQKGMQVDHNQLYQDLVQAFNCTNKELIKQVTVEDLETFLCEAKIDKFIIIGHSLSEVDLKYFQWLIGEFPYAKWLVSYHRCSERKEFAHKLERIGLTKLQYKLICVEELKL encoded by the coding sequence ATGTCATCTCTATATATACTTGGCAATGGCTTTGACCTGAGCCATGGGTTACCAACCAAGTACGATCCCGATTTACGTCGTGTGATTGAGAAATACGGTACTAAAAATAGAACAGCTCAGTTAATTAAGCAAATGTATTTCAGCAAGACAGACTCATGTGACAACGCGAATCGCAGATATCTCTTGGACAGAGGTATTAGCGAAATACTGAACACAGAATTACAAGAAGATGAAGGTTTATGGCGTGTTTTTGAGTCACGCCTTGGCATCGTCAGTAAAGATGTATTAAATAAGTTGCAGGATGCACTTGAAAATAATGAAGATTGCTACAATGCGTGTGTTGGAGATTGGCAAAATCTGGCACCAAATTCTGATAATGAAGGTGAGGCATACGAGTGGGATACTGCCTATCAAAATCTAGAAAATACGCGGGATAGGTACATAGCCGATTTCAATGCACTTATCGATGACATAATTGATATCCCAGAAACTATCAATCAAGGCATTGAAGAAATGGTGAAGCTCGCGAATTCATTATTGCCAAATACCAGGCCAGAATTTAACTTTGAGCAAGATTCATATTTTTTGACCTTTAACTATACCGACACGTTAGAAACTCTTTACAATATTTCAGATAATCAGGTGCTCCATATTCATGGGCGCCTTAACCAAGAAAATCCAAATATAGTTTTTGGAAATATGCCAGACAGGATTACTGCCGTTAATAACATTGAACCTGCTAGAGGGTTTCACGAAATAGAAGATATATACGTAATAAACACAACGTGCATATTGCCCCAGACCCCGGAAGCTTGGCAAAAAGGCATGCAGGTGGATCACAATCAGCTTTACCAAGATTTGGTGCAAGCTTTTAATTGCACCAATAAGGAATTAATCAAACAAGTTACAGTGGAGGATCTAGAAACCTTTTTATGTGAAGCTAAGATTGACAAATTCATTATTATTGGACACTCGCTGAGTGAAGTTGATCTTAAGTATTTCCAATGGTTAATAGGAGAATTTCCATACGCTAAATGGCTGGTTTCATATCATCGCTGTAGTGAGCGCAAAGAATTTGCGCACAAGCTGGAAAGAATCGGCTTAACTAAACTCCAATATAAATTGATTTGCGTAGAAGAATTGAAATTGTGA
- a CDS encoding MauE/DoxX family redox-associated membrane protein, whose translation MVSRGVALAESWLLTLIYAASAYGKFLQSSHQRVGDVQGYRILPIKWSKPVAIAVPVLEAILALGLNTKQTRKGSAIASTLLMLVFSGAIASAVLRGLTNDCGCFGALKASRVSLKVAVRDLVLAAVSTHIAIKAD comes from the coding sequence ATGGTGTCCAGGGGTGTTGCATTAGCAGAGTCGTGGCTGCTTACTTTGATTTACGCGGCCAGCGCCTACGGCAAGTTTCTGCAAAGTAGCCATCAGCGAGTTGGTGATGTCCAGGGGTACCGTATATTGCCAATAAAATGGTCCAAGCCAGTTGCTATAGCTGTTCCAGTACTGGAAGCGATTTTAGCGCTTGGCTTGAATACTAAACAAACTAGGAAAGGTTCAGCAATAGCGTCGACTCTACTGATGCTAGTTTTTAGCGGTGCGATCGCTAGTGCTGTACTACGTGGCTTAACTAATGATTGCGGATGTTTCGGTGCGCTTAAAGCGTCGAGAGTATCTCTGAAGGTAGCTGTCAGAGACTTGGTCTTAGCAGCAGTATCAACGCACATTGCAATAAAAGCAGATTAG
- a CDS encoding IS3 family transposase yields the protein MLLSPNFFSHLKEEMFNNDSFTSISELPIAVNQYIHWYNTERMQERLAGMTPNEYRQHALATMG from the coding sequence ATGTTACTTAGCCCGAACTTCTTTTCTCATCTGAAAGAAGAAATGTTCAACAATGATTCATTTACTTCCATCAGTGAGCTACCCATAGCGGTTAATCAGTACATACATTGGTACAATACTGAGCGTATGCAAGAACGGCTCGCGGGGATGACCCCAAACGAATACCGCCAGCACGCGCTAGCCACCATGGGATAG
- a CDS encoding DDE-type integrase/transposase/recombinase yields MKGKCPITTRKAGREDTRPDLVKRDFRAPAPNRLWVADITYVRTGKGFVYAAFVTDVFSRKIVGWALSDSMRTKSLPLQALNHAVVSAKETAGLVHQSDHGSQYVSIRL; encoded by the coding sequence ATGAAGGGCAAATGCCCGATAACTACCCGGAAAGCCGGTAGGGAAGATACCCGTCCTGATTTGGTAAAGCGTGACTTTAGAGCGCCAGCTCCGAATCGTTTGTGGGTAGCAGATATTACCTATGTTCGCACGGGTAAGGGATTTGTGTATGCAGCGTTCGTAACTGACGTGTTTTCCCGCAAAATTGTTGGTTGGGCGCTATCGGATTCGATGCGTACGAAATCCCTACCGTTGCAGGCACTCAATCATGCGGTCGTGTCAGCTAAGGAAACTGCGGGTCTGGTACATCAGTCAGATCATGGTTCCCAATACGTAAGCATACGTCTATAA
- a CDS encoding twin-arginine translocation signal domain-containing protein — MYINRRSFLRLSALSTGIAGLGGFFPEVAVAKTAMRRRLGEELPWYAEERIEAVSIGASEQGAKVLMQVKSISETARDERHFMLTTRSGRKIEATSIALNDSSFALHYSEILDGGKIGRVEQQLWSYDRESDSIMRIDLPVGLRSAKHCPTGTYPKRVCTAVSRSKALSCCGSWALTPLGFAGCGRTANIWYNAGCIAAFMAICSACLEYACTSHTYICVNP, encoded by the coding sequence ATGTATATAAATCGTCGTAGTTTCTTAAGACTTAGTGCCCTCTCCACAGGAATTGCTGGGCTAGGTGGTTTTTTCCCGGAAGTCGCAGTAGCCAAAACGGCTATGCGCAGAAGGCTTGGTGAAGAGCTTCCGTGGTATGCGGAAGAACGGATAGAAGCGGTTTCAATCGGTGCTTCTGAGCAGGGTGCAAAAGTGTTGATGCAGGTTAAAAGTATTAGTGAAACTGCTAGGGATGAGCGACACTTTATGCTGACTACCAGGAGCGGACGTAAAATTGAGGCCACTAGCATAGCCTTGAACGATAGCTCATTCGCTTTGCATTATTCTGAGATTTTGGATGGTGGAAAAATAGGGAGGGTTGAGCAGCAACTTTGGTCTTACGATAGAGAATCTGATTCGATAATGCGAATCGATCTTCCTGTTGGGTTGAGAAGTGCTAAACATTGTCCAACAGGAACCTATCCTAAGCGAGTTTGTACAGCAGTATCTCGTTCCAAAGCATTATCTTGTTGTGGGAGTTGGGCTTTAACGCCACTTGGGTTTGCTGGTTGCGGGAGGACAGCGAACATTTGGTACAATGCTGGCTGCATAGCTGCTTTCATGGCGATATGTTCCGCCTGCCTGGAGTATGCTTGCACTTCGCACACTTATATCTGCGTCAATCCCTAG
- a CDS encoding integrase core domain-containing protein, with amino-acid sequence MPGIRPSTGTIGDSYDNALAENANGSYKNELIHPRRWNDVIEVEIATIQWVSWWNEHRLHQVLGYRTPREIETEYWDTHKHQAIIENKANA; translated from the coding sequence ATGCCGGGGATTAGGCCGTCAACCGGAACCATTGGTGATTCTTACGATAACGCGCTAGCAGAAAACGCTAACGGCTCGTATAAAAATGAGCTCATCCACCCCCGCCGGTGGAACGACGTAATAGAGGTAGAAATCGCGACAATTCAGTGGGTGTCATGGTGGAACGAACACCGCCTCCACCAGGTGCTAGGCTACCGCACACCCAGAGAAATAGAGACCGAATATTGGGATACACACAAACACCAAGCAATAATAGAAAACAAGGCAAACGCCTAG